The genomic region CAGAGCCAGATAGGGCGCATGCAGGGCTGGCTGACGTCGTGGGGGGAACCGCTGCTGCCGACCGACGGATACATGGCATGGATGGGGCATGGGGATGACATGCAGCATTCGCACGGCGACGACATGCACGGCACGCACGGCTCGGCTGGCGCTGTCGCCGCGATGCCGGGCATGGCCAGCGCCGACGATCTGGCCAGGCTGCGGCGCGCCGACCCGGCCGAGCGGGACGTGCTGTTCCTGCAGTTGATGCTGCGCCACCATCAGGGCGGCACGGACATGCTCGCCGCGGCGGCCGACGGGGCGGAGGTCGGCTACGTGCGTGACCTCGCTCGACAGATGTTGGCCACACAGACATCCGAGAGCGCGCTGATGACCGATATGCTGCACCAACGCGGGGCTGCCGTCCTGCCGCTGCGATAGGCCGCGTTGGGAGCGGACCACCGCCGAATTTCATCTACGATGTTGATACGTAGATCGCTCACGCTCAGAACCCGGAGGCGTCCTTGACCGTCCAACGTCGGCACCGGCTCCTCGTGTCGACCGCCGTCGCCGGCGTCATCGCACTCGTTGCGGTATCCCAAAGTGGTTCATCCGCAACGTCTGTCGCTGATCCAGTCACGACATCCAAGTTCGGCACCCAGGTGGAACTCGTGCCGCCGACCATCGCCATCACCCCGGCCTCCGGTGCACAGGACGTCGGAACGGTCGACGCGGTGCGCGTCACCGCCACGTCGGGAACGCTCACCGACGTGCGGATGACCAACGAACAGGGGCGTGTGGTCGCAGGCCAGATGACGCCGGACAGGCGCGCATGGCAGCCCACCGAACCCCTCGGCTACGGACGCGACTACGTGCTGAGCGCGACGGGTCGCGGCACCGACGCCACGGTCCAGACCCAGACCTCAAGCTTCTCGACGGTGGTTCCCGACACCCAGACCGGGGTGTCGCTGCGGACGACCGCGGTCGCCCCGTTGGCCGAGGGCGGCACCTACGGCGTCGGGACCGTCATCGTCGCGCAGTTCGACGCACCCGTCGTCGACCGCGCTGCGGCACAACAGCGAATGAAGGTCACCACCCAACCCGCGGTGGAGGGCGCGTGGTCGTGGGTCAACGATCGCAAGGCGCACTGGCGTCCCCGCGAGTACTACCCCGCAGGCACCCGGGTGACCGTCGAGGCGAACGTCTACGGCGCGAATCTGGGCGGCGGCCTCTACGGTGACGAGGACCGGCGAGTCAGCTTCCAGATCGGCCGGTCGCACGTGTCGATCGCGGACGATGTGACCAAGCAGGTCAGCGTTTTCGTCGACGGACAACTCGTGCGG from Mycolicibacterium sp. YH-1 harbors:
- a CDS encoding Ig-like domain-containing protein, encoding MTVQRRHRLLVSTAVAGVIALVAVSQSGSSATSVADPVTTSKFGTQVELVPPTIAITPASGAQDVGTVDAVRVTATSGTLTDVRMTNEQGRVVAGQMTPDRRAWQPTEPLGYGRDYVLSATGRGTDATVQTQTSSFSTVVPDTQTGVSLRTTAVAPLAEGGTYGVGTVIVAQFDAPVVDRAAAQQRMKVTTQPAVEGAWSWVNDRKAHWRPREYYPAGTRVTVEANVYGANLGGGLYGDEDRRVSFQIGRSHVSIADDVTKQVSVFVDGQLVRTMPTSMGRGGTTTAGSGPIHFWTQRGVYTVMEKANPVLMDSSTYGLPVDSAAGYKISVPYATRISPDGIYLHQLEDTVWAQGNSNVSAGCLNLSAENAKWFFDLAQPGDVVEVRNTGGPPLEQWQNGDWSVPWDVWLKGSANRA
- a CDS encoding DUF305 domain-containing protein; amino-acid sequence: MHVSGRARRAALVVLGAVVLLAAGLGVGLLAGDRAERAGPGAVDIGFAQDMSVHHTQAVDMATTELLGGADPAVKNLAFDILTSQQSQIGRMQGWLTSWGEPLLPTDGYMAWMGHGDDMQHSHGDDMHGTHGSAGAVAAMPGMASADDLARLRRADPAERDVLFLQLMLRHHQGGTDMLAAAADGAEVGYVRDLARQMLATQTSESALMTDMLHQRGAAVLPLR